In the genome of Patagioenas fasciata isolate bPatFas1 chromosome 12, bPatFas1.hap1, whole genome shotgun sequence, one region contains:
- the CELF6 gene encoding CUGBP Elav-like family member 6 isoform X5, with the protein MQLPQVPAPGPRPPVLWVPAGSKILCIEMNRPIQVKPADSEGRGDRKLFVGMLGKQQSEDDVRRLFEPFGQIEECTILRGPDGASKGCAFVKYGSHAEAQAAITSLHGSQTMPGASSSLVVKFADTDKERTLRRMHQMAGQLGIFNPMTIQFGAYGAYTQAIMQQQAALMAAAQGTCLNPMAAIAAAQMQQMAAFNVSGLVAAPLTPSSGTSTPPGISTAPVPSIAAPIGVNGFSPLPPQSNGQPASEPIYTNGIHPYPAQSPTVADPLQQAYAGMQHYAAAYPAAYAPISQAFPQQAPIIPQQQREGPEGCNLFIYHLPQEFGDAELTQMFLPFGNVISAKVFVDRATNQSKCFGFVSFDNPTSAQAAIQAMNGFQIGMKRLKVQLKRPKDANRPY; encoded by the exons aTGCAGCTGCCGCAGGTGCCGGcgccggggccgcggccgcccGTGCTGTGGGTACCCGCCGGGTCCAAGATCCTCTGCATCGAG ATGAACCGCCCCATCCAGGTGAAGCCGGCCGACAGTGAGGGCCGAGGAG acagGAAGCTCTttgtggggatgctggggaagcAGCAGAGCGAGGACGACGTCCGGCGCCTCTTTGAGCCCTTTGGCCAGATCGAGGAGTGCACCATCCTGCGAGGCCCCGACGGAGCCAGCAAAG GTTGTGCCTTTGTGAAGTACGGCAGCCACGCCGAGGCGCAGGCGGCCATCACCAGCCTGCACGGCAGCCAGACCATGCCG GGCGCCTCGTCCAGCCTGGTGGTGAAGTTTGCGGACACGGATAAGGAGAGGACCCTGCGGCGGATGCATCAGATGGCCGGGCAGCTGGGCATCTTCAACCCCATGACCATCCAGTTCGGCGCCTACGGGGCCTACACGCAAGCG atCATGCAGCAGCAGGCGGCCCTGATGGCGGCGGCGCAGGGGACCTGCCTGAACCCCATGGCCGCCATCGCCGCCGCCCAGATGCAGCAGATGGCCGCCTTCAACGTCAGCGGGCTGGTGGCCGCCCCCCTCACCCCCTCTTCAG GTACGAGCACCCCCCCCGGCATCAGCACGGCGCCGGTGCCCAGCATCGCGGCGCCCATCGGGGTGAATGGCTTCAGCCCGCTGCCGCCGCAGAGCAACGGGCAGCCCGCCTCCGAGCCCATCTACACCAACGGCATCCACCCCTACCCAG CTCAAAGCCCCACGGTGGCGGATCCCCTCCAGCAAGCCTACGCGGGCATGCAGCACTATGCAG CAGCGTATCCCGCCGCCTATGCGCCCATCAGCCAAGCCTTCCCCCAGCAAGCGCCCATCATCCCGCAGCAGCAGCGAGAAG GTCCCGAAGGCTGTAACCTGTTTATTTATCACCtgccccaggagttcggggacgcGGAGCTCACGCAGATGTTCTTGCCTTTCGGCAATGTCATCTCTGCCAAAGTCTTTGTGGACCGTGCCACCAACCAGAGCAAGTGCTTTG gtttcGTCAGTTTTGACAATCCGACGAGCGCTCAGGCAGCCATTCAGGCCATGAACGGCTTCCAGATCGGCATGAAGAGGCTAAAAGTCCAGCTAAAGCGGCCGAAAGATGCCAACAGGCCCTACTGA
- the CELF6 gene encoding CUGBP Elav-like family member 6 isoform X4 → MQLPQVPAPGPRPPVLWVPAGSKILCIEMNRPIQVKPADSEGRGEDRKLFVGMLGKQQSEDDVRRLFEPFGQIEECTILRGPDGASKGCAFVKYGSHAEAQAAITSLHGSQTMPGASSSLVVKFADTDKERTLRRMHQMAGQLGIFNPMTIQFGAYGAYTQAIMQQQAALMAAAQGTCLNPMAAIAAAQMQQMAAFNVSGLVAAPLTPSSGTSTPPGISTAPVPSIAAPIGVNGFSPLPPQSNGQPASEPIYTNGIHPYPAQSPTVADPLQQAYAGMQHYAAAYPAAYAPISQAFPQQAPIIPQQQREGPEGCNLFIYHLPQEFGDAELTQMFLPFGNVISAKVFVDRATNQSKCFGFVSFDNPTSAQAAIQAMNGFQIGMKRLKVQLKRPKDANRPY, encoded by the exons aTGCAGCTGCCGCAGGTGCCGGcgccggggccgcggccgcccGTGCTGTGGGTACCCGCCGGGTCCAAGATCCTCTGCATCGAG ATGAACCGCCCCATCCAGGTGAAGCCGGCCGACAGTGAGGGCCGAGGAG aagacagGAAGCTCTttgtggggatgctggggaagcAGCAGAGCGAGGACGACGTCCGGCGCCTCTTTGAGCCCTTTGGCCAGATCGAGGAGTGCACCATCCTGCGAGGCCCCGACGGAGCCAGCAAAG GTTGTGCCTTTGTGAAGTACGGCAGCCACGCCGAGGCGCAGGCGGCCATCACCAGCCTGCACGGCAGCCAGACCATGCCG GGCGCCTCGTCCAGCCTGGTGGTGAAGTTTGCGGACACGGATAAGGAGAGGACCCTGCGGCGGATGCATCAGATGGCCGGGCAGCTGGGCATCTTCAACCCCATGACCATCCAGTTCGGCGCCTACGGGGCCTACACGCAAGCG atCATGCAGCAGCAGGCGGCCCTGATGGCGGCGGCGCAGGGGACCTGCCTGAACCCCATGGCCGCCATCGCCGCCGCCCAGATGCAGCAGATGGCCGCCTTCAACGTCAGCGGGCTGGTGGCCGCCCCCCTCACCCCCTCTTCAG GTACGAGCACCCCCCCCGGCATCAGCACGGCGCCGGTGCCCAGCATCGCGGCGCCCATCGGGGTGAATGGCTTCAGCCCGCTGCCGCCGCAGAGCAACGGGCAGCCCGCCTCCGAGCCCATCTACACCAACGGCATCCACCCCTACCCAG CTCAAAGCCCCACGGTGGCGGATCCCCTCCAGCAAGCCTACGCGGGCATGCAGCACTATGCAG CAGCGTATCCCGCCGCCTATGCGCCCATCAGCCAAGCCTTCCCCCAGCAAGCGCCCATCATCCCGCAGCAGCAGCGAGAAG GTCCCGAAGGCTGTAACCTGTTTATTTATCACCtgccccaggagttcggggacgcGGAGCTCACGCAGATGTTCTTGCCTTTCGGCAATGTCATCTCTGCCAAAGTCTTTGTGGACCGTGCCACCAACCAGAGCAAGTGCTTTG gtttcGTCAGTTTTGACAATCCGACGAGCGCTCAGGCAGCCATTCAGGCCATGAACGGCTTCCAGATCGGCATGAAGAGGCTAAAAGTCCAGCTAAAGCGGCCGAAAGATGCCAACAGGCCCTACTGA